From Acomys russatus chromosome 25, mAcoRus1.1, whole genome shotgun sequence, a single genomic window includes:
- the LOC127208526 gene encoding olfactory receptor 15-like produces the protein MEADSNSSSGSFVLLGISDHPQLEMVFFVVIFSSYLVTLVGNSTIILLSRLDARLHTPMYFFLSNLSSLDLAFTTSSVPQMLKNLWGPDKTISYGGCVTQLYVFLWLGATEAILLLVMAFDRYIAVCRPLHYMSVMNPRLCWLLAALSWLGGLGNSVIQSTFTLQLPFCGHRRVDNFLCEVPAMIKLACGDTSLNEAVLNGVCTFFTAVPLSIILMSYSFVAQAVMKMRSAEGRRKAFNTCLSHLLVVFLFYGSAIYGYLLPAKSSNQDQGKFISLFYSVVAPTANPLIYSLRNKEVKGALGRLLGRGREGG, from the coding sequence ATGGAAGCCGACAGCAACAGCTCCTCTGGGAGCTTCGTTCTGTTGGGAATATCTGACCATCCCCAGCTGGAGATGGTCTTTTTTGTAGTCATCTTCTCCTCTTACTTGGTGACCCTGGTTGGGAACTCAACCATCATCTTGCTTTCCCGCCTTGACGCCCGGCTGCACAcgcccatgtacttcttcctcagcaaCCTCTCCTCCCTGGACCTCGCCTTCACTACCAGTTCAGTGCCCCAAATGCTGAAGAACTTATGGGGGCCAGACAAGACAATCAGCTACGGCGGATGCGTAACTCAACTGTATGTCTTCCTTTGGCTGGGGGCTACTGAGGCCATATTACTCCTGGTGATGGCGTTTGATCGGTACATAGCAGTTTGCCGGCCCCTGCACTACATGAGCGTCATGAACCCGCGgctctgctggctgctggccGCTCTCAGCTGGTTGGGGGGCTTAGGCAACTCTGTGATTCAGTCGACATTCACTCTGCAGCTCCCATTTTGCGGACACCGCAGGGTGGACAACTTCCTGTGTGAGGTGCCCGCCATGATTAAATTAGCCTGCGGAGACACGAGTCTCAACGAGGCTGTGCTCAATGGGGTCTGCACCTTCTTCACCGCTGTCCCGCTCAGCATCATCCTCATGTCGTACTCCTTCGTTGCTCAGGCAGTGATGAAGATGCGCTCTGCGGAGGGACGTCGGAAGGCCTTTAATACGTGCCTCTCCCATTTGCTCGTCGTGTTCCTCTTCTATGGCTCAGCTATCTATGGGTATCTGCTTCCAGCTAAGAGCAGTAATCAGGACCAAGGgaaattcatttctctcttctactCTGTGGTCGCACCCACAGCGAATCCTCTCATCTACAGTCTAAGGAACAAAGAAGTGAAGGGGGCGCTGGGAAGAttgctggggagaggaagagaaggcggCTGA